Proteins from a genomic interval of Streptomyces sp. Tu6071:
- a CDS encoding lipoate--protein ligase family protein, translating to MHGEYKIPGGKLVVVDLDEEGGVLRNVRVAGDFFLEPDEAIDAINAALEGAPSGTDGGGLAARVQAALPPGTVMYGLTPEGIGVAVRRALARATDWTDYDWQLIHDGPQPVGLHLALDEILTQEVAVGHRPPTLRVWEWQDPAVVIGSFQSLRNEVDPDGAAKHGVTVVRRVTGGGAMFMEAGNSITYSLSVPSALVEGLSFADSYAYLDDWVLSALGDMGIKAWYQPLNDIATEAGKIAGAAQRRVAAPQGGVPAVLHHVTMAYDMDADKMTEVLRIGKEKLSDKGTTSAKKRVDPLRRQTGLPRETVIANMVASFRSRYGLEEGSVTDEEMARARELARTKFDSQEWTARVP from the coding sequence GTGCACGGTGAGTACAAGATCCCGGGCGGGAAGCTCGTGGTGGTGGACCTCGACGAGGAGGGCGGGGTGCTGCGCAACGTCCGCGTGGCCGGGGACTTCTTCCTCGAACCCGACGAGGCCATCGACGCGATCAACGCCGCGCTCGAAGGCGCCCCCTCCGGCACGGACGGTGGCGGGCTCGCCGCGCGGGTGCAGGCCGCGCTGCCGCCGGGCACGGTGATGTACGGGCTGACCCCCGAGGGCATCGGGGTCGCGGTGCGGCGGGCGCTCGCGCGGGCCACCGACTGGACCGACTACGACTGGCAGCTCATCCACGACGGCCCGCAGCCGGTGGGCCTGCACCTCGCGCTCGACGAGATCCTCACGCAGGAGGTCGCCGTCGGGCACCGTCCGCCGACGCTGCGGGTGTGGGAGTGGCAGGACCCGGCCGTCGTGATCGGCAGTTTCCAGTCGCTGCGCAACGAGGTGGACCCGGACGGCGCCGCGAAGCACGGCGTGACCGTGGTGCGGCGCGTGACCGGTGGCGGGGCGATGTTCATGGAGGCGGGCAACAGCATCACGTACTCGCTCTCCGTGCCGAGCGCGCTCGTCGAGGGCCTGTCCTTCGCCGACAGCTACGCGTACCTGGACGACTGGGTGCTGTCGGCGCTCGGCGACATGGGCATCAAGGCGTGGTACCAGCCGCTCAACGACATCGCGACCGAGGCGGGGAAGATCGCGGGTGCCGCGCAGCGCCGCGTCGCCGCGCCGCAGGGCGGGGTGCCCGCCGTACTGCACCACGTCACGATGGCGTACGACATGGACGCCGACAAGATGACCGAGGTGCTGCGGATCGGCAAGGAGAAGCTCTCCGACAAGGGCACGACGAGTGCCAAGAAGCGTGTCGACCCCCTGCGGCGGCAGACCGGTCTGCCGCGCGAGACCGTCATCGCGAACATGGTCGCCTCCTTCCGCAGCCGGTACGGGCTCGAGGAGGGCTCCGTGACGGACGAGGAGATGGCGCGCGCGCGCGAACTGGCGCGCACGAAGTTCGACTCGCAGGAATGGACGGCGCGAGTTCCCTGA
- a CDS encoding glycoside hydrolase family 65 protein produces the protein MSEWTWEYEGYGPAEETLRESLCSLGNGYFATRGAAPECPAGGPHYPGTYAAGVYNRLTSEVAGQTVSNEDMVNLPNWLPLRYRLTPPGGGSGTDWYTPDDAALRSYRQLLDLRAGIYERHLVYEDASGRRLRVRQFRVVHMDDPHLAALRTEFTAENFDGTLEVESAIDAGVTNDGVARYRELNGQHLAEIMSGYPEDCTVWVRARTVNSGITVAVAARTYSSGGPACEPRPSTGTPTRPATRINLTLKQGETAAVDKIVALHTSRDSAISDPLDAALDGVRNVPGWDELLLDHRLAWQRLWHRALLEVPDEAGHILRFHLFHVLQTVSPHTADLDAGVPARGLNGEAYRGHVFWDELFVLPYLNLHFPEVSKGLLRYRHRRLDRARRLARDAGFDGAMYPWQSGSDGREETQELHLNPSSGRWLPDNSRLQHHIGSAVAYNVWSYARATGDARFMEHEGAEMLLQISRFWASKSEWDGDLGRYRIRRVVGPDEYHDAYPDATEPGLDDNAYTNVTAAWVLQRTLESLAALPEERRAELAEHTGLDDTELAHWDDISRRLHVPFHQGVVSQFEGYGELRELDWVGMSTKYGDIRRLDRVLEAEGDSVNRYQASKQADTLMLGYLFPPRELRALFARLGHRLDDETWRRTVDYYVARTSHGSTLSGLVHAWVLARVRPTQAWGFFQEALRGDVADLQGGTTGEGIHLGAMAGTLDLVQRCLTGLRIRSDGALGLDPVPQPELSGYDFAIHYRHLWGVRFRMRSGGLDISLPESNRPSLDIRLVDRTVTLRPGDSFHLTLPEGD, from the coding sequence ATGTCCGAGTGGACGTGGGAGTACGAGGGCTACGGCCCCGCCGAGGAGACGCTGCGCGAGTCCCTGTGCAGCCTCGGCAACGGCTACTTCGCCACCCGGGGCGCGGCCCCCGAGTGCCCCGCGGGCGGCCCGCACTACCCGGGCACCTACGCCGCGGGGGTCTACAACCGGCTCACCTCGGAGGTCGCCGGGCAGACCGTGTCCAACGAGGACATGGTCAACCTCCCCAACTGGCTGCCCCTGCGCTACCGTCTCACCCCGCCCGGGGGCGGCAGTGGCACCGACTGGTACACGCCCGACGACGCCGCGCTGCGCTCGTACCGCCAACTGCTCGACCTGCGCGCCGGGATCTACGAGCGCCACCTCGTGTACGAGGACGCCTCCGGCCGCAGGCTGCGCGTGCGCCAGTTCCGCGTCGTCCACATGGACGATCCCCATCTCGCCGCGCTGCGCACCGAATTCACGGCCGAGAACTTCGACGGGACCCTCGAAGTCGAGTCCGCGATCGACGCCGGTGTCACGAACGACGGTGTGGCACGCTACCGCGAGCTGAACGGCCAGCACCTCGCGGAGATCATGAGCGGCTACCCCGAGGACTGCACCGTGTGGGTCCGCGCGCGCACCGTCAACTCGGGCATCACCGTGGCCGTTGCCGCCCGTACGTACAGCAGCGGGGGCCCCGCGTGCGAACCGCGCCCCTCCACCGGCACCCCGACGCGACCGGCGACGCGCATCAACCTCACGCTCAAGCAGGGCGAGACGGCGGCGGTCGACAAGATCGTCGCGCTGCACACCTCGCGGGACTCGGCGATCAGCGACCCGCTCGACGCCGCGCTCGACGGCGTGCGCAACGTACCCGGCTGGGACGAACTGCTCCTCGACCACCGCCTCGCCTGGCAGCGCCTGTGGCACCGCGCGCTCCTCGAAGTCCCCGACGAGGCGGGCCACATCCTGCGCTTCCACCTCTTCCACGTGCTCCAGACGGTCTCCCCGCACACCGCCGACCTGGACGCCGGTGTGCCCGCGCGCGGACTCAACGGGGAGGCGTACCGGGGGCACGTCTTCTGGGACGAACTCTTCGTCCTGCCCTACCTCAACCTGCACTTCCCCGAGGTCTCCAAGGGCCTCCTCCGCTACCGCCACCGCCGCCTGGACCGCGCCCGCCGCCTCGCCCGCGACGCCGGGTTCGACGGCGCCATGTACCCCTGGCAGTCCGGCAGCGACGGGCGCGAGGAGACCCAGGAACTCCACCTCAACCCGAGTTCGGGACGCTGGCTCCCCGACAACTCGCGGCTCCAGCACCACATCGGCTCCGCCGTCGCGTACAACGTGTGGAGCTACGCGCGCGCCACGGGCGACGCACGCTTCATGGAGCACGAGGGCGCCGAGATGCTCCTCCAGATCTCCCGCTTCTGGGCCTCGAAGTCCGAGTGGGACGGCGACCTCGGCCGCTACCGCATCCGCCGCGTCGTCGGCCCCGACGAGTACCACGACGCCTACCCCGACGCGACCGAACCCGGCCTCGACGACAATGCGTACACCAACGTCACCGCCGCCTGGGTCCTCCAGCGCACCCTCGAATCCCTCGCCGCGCTCCCCGAGGAACGCCGCGCCGAACTCGCCGAGCACACCGGTCTCGACGACACCGAACTCGCCCACTGGGACGACATCTCACGCCGCCTCCACGTCCCCTTCCACCAAGGCGTCGTCAGCCAGTTCGAGGGCTACGGGGAACTGCGCGAACTCGACTGGGTCGGCATGTCCACCAAGTACGGCGACATCCGCCGCCTCGACCGCGTCCTGGAGGCCGAGGGCGACAGCGTCAACCGCTACCAGGCGTCCAAGCAGGCCGACACCCTGATGCTCGGCTACCTCTTCCCGCCCCGCGAACTGCGCGCCCTCTTCGCCCGGTTGGGCCATCGGCTCGACGACGAGACCTGGCGCCGCACCGTCGACTACTACGTCGCCCGCACGAGCCACGGCTCCACGCTCAGCGGCCTCGTGCACGCCTGGGTCCTGGCCCGCGTGCGGCCCACGCAGGCGTGGGGTTTCTTCCAGGAGGCGCTGCGCGGCGACGTCGCCGACCTCCAGGGCGGTACGACCGGCGAGGGCATCCACCTCGGCGCCATGGCGGGAACCCTCGACCTCGTGCAGCGCTGCCTCACCGGCCTGCGCATCCGCTCCGACGGCGCCCTCGGTCTCGACCCCGTGCCCCAACCGGAGCTGTCCGGATACGACTTCGCGATCCACTACCGCCACCTGTGGGGCGTGCGCTTCCGGATGCGCTCGGGCGGCCTCGACATCAGCCTCCCCGAGAGCAACCGCCCCTCGCTCGACATCCGGCTCGTGGACCGTACGGTGACACTGCGGCCGGGGGACTCCTTCCACCTGACCCTGCCGGAGGGCGACTGA
- a CDS encoding HAD family hydrolase: MTAPERGLAPVMTGIAAMVFDVDGVLTDSARVHAEAWKEAFDACLREHPPADTALDRPFDAADDYLRYVDGKPRADGAAAFLHARRVPIPDGSPSDAPGTDSVAAVAALKDGMFTRRIRQHGIEPFPGSVRLLKALRSAGIPMAAASSSHHARDVLEGAGLLDYFVTLVDGDESHRLGLAGKPDPALFLEAAGRLRVEPTHAAVAEDALAGVEAGRRGGFGLVVGVDRAHTTDTARDLREHGADLVVDDLADLLRAPGTDEHAPGTDEHAPGPDDRASTTDNRAHRAPATDDRAPGPDGKE, from the coding sequence GTGACCGCCCCCGAGCGCGGGCTCGCTCCCGTCATGACCGGTATCGCGGCGATGGTCTTCGACGTCGACGGGGTCCTCACCGACTCCGCGCGCGTGCACGCCGAGGCGTGGAAGGAGGCGTTCGACGCCTGCCTGCGTGAGCATCCGCCCGCCGACACGGCGCTCGACAGGCCCTTCGACGCCGCCGACGACTACCTCCGCTACGTGGACGGCAAGCCCAGGGCCGACGGGGCCGCCGCCTTCCTGCACGCCCGCCGTGTCCCGATCCCGGACGGCAGTCCGTCCGACGCCCCCGGTACCGACTCGGTCGCCGCCGTCGCCGCGCTCAAGGACGGCATGTTCACGCGCCGCATCCGGCAGCACGGCATCGAGCCCTTTCCCGGCTCCGTACGGCTCCTGAAGGCGCTGCGCTCCGCGGGCATTCCCATGGCCGCCGCCTCGTCCTCGCACCACGCGCGGGACGTCCTCGAAGGGGCCGGGCTCCTCGACTACTTCGTGACCCTCGTCGATGGCGACGAGTCCCACCGCCTCGGCCTGGCCGGCAAACCCGATCCCGCGCTCTTCCTGGAGGCCGCGGGCCGCCTCAGGGTCGAGCCCACGCACGCCGCCGTCGCCGAGGACGCCCTCGCGGGGGTCGAGGCGGGGCGGCGCGGCGGCTTCGGCCTCGTCGTCGGCGTCGACCGCGCCCACACCACCGACACCGCCAGGGATCTGCGGGAACACGGCGCCGACCTCGTCGTCGACGACCTCGCCGACCTCCTGCGCGCCCCCGGCACGGACGAACACGCCCCCGGCACAGACGAACACGCCCCCGGCCCGGACGACCGCGCCTCCACCACCGATAACCGCGCGCACCGCGCCCCCGCCACCGACGACCGCGCACCCGGCCCCGACGGCAAGGAGTGA
- a CDS encoding NCS1 family nucleobase:cation symporter-1 — protein MTDALATPPGTPPGPPPHSHAATAPGQHLTPDGRVELDPGAFPADSPHANEDLRPIPVAQRHWGTYNFTALWIGMAHNIPSWTLASGLVALGMDWKQAVLTIALANIVVLLPMLLTGHAGPKYGIPFPVLARASFGLRGANLPALLRAAVACGWFGIQTWIGGQGVFVLLDKLLPGSWAGASHLGGQPWPLWVCFGIFWLLQLLIIHRGMETLRRFENWAGPFVFLGALALLVWMADAAGGFGPLLDQPSQLGWGGDFWPVFFPALMGMIGFWSTLSLNIPDFTRFGKGQRAQVWGQSLGLPTTMTAFALLSVLVTSGSQAVYGEPVWEPVDLAARADNTFGLLFALITVLVATISANLAANVVSPAYDLANLAPRFISFRTGALVTGVVGVLIMPWKLIATPELYIYTWLGVVGGLLGTVAGILIADYWLVRGTSLHLAELYRREGRYWYRGGWHPAAVLAFLVGGVLAVGGSHSAPGKGPFPEDGLIPFLKPLADYGWAIGFASSLLVYVVLAGRSGRRAERG, from the coding sequence ATGACCGATGCCCTCGCCACCCCGCCCGGCACCCCGCCCGGTCCACCGCCCCACTCGCACGCGGCCACCGCGCCGGGGCAGCACCTCACCCCGGACGGCCGCGTCGAACTCGACCCGGGCGCCTTCCCCGCCGACTCGCCGCACGCCAACGAGGATCTGCGCCCGATCCCCGTCGCCCAACGCCACTGGGGCACCTACAACTTCACCGCCCTGTGGATCGGGATGGCGCACAACATCCCCTCCTGGACCCTCGCTTCGGGCCTCGTCGCGCTCGGCATGGACTGGAAGCAGGCCGTCCTCACCATCGCCCTCGCCAACATCGTCGTCCTGCTCCCGATGCTGCTCACCGGGCACGCGGGGCCCAAGTACGGCATCCCCTTCCCCGTCCTCGCACGCGCCTCTTTCGGGCTGCGCGGCGCGAACCTTCCCGCGCTCCTGCGGGCGGCCGTGGCCTGTGGCTGGTTCGGCATCCAGACGTGGATCGGCGGGCAGGGTGTCTTCGTCCTGCTCGACAAGCTCCTGCCGGGGTCCTGGGCGGGCGCCTCGCACCTGGGCGGGCAGCCGTGGCCGCTGTGGGTGTGCTTCGGGATCTTCTGGCTGCTCCAACTCCTCATCATCCACCGGGGGATGGAGACGCTGCGGCGCTTCGAGAACTGGGCCGGGCCCTTCGTGTTCCTCGGCGCGCTCGCGCTGCTCGTGTGGATGGCCGACGCGGCGGGCGGTTTCGGCCCGCTCCTCGACCAGCCGTCGCAGCTCGGCTGGGGCGGCGACTTCTGGCCCGTGTTCTTCCCCGCGCTCATGGGGATGATCGGCTTTTGGTCCACGCTCTCGCTGAACATTCCCGACTTCACGCGTTTCGGGAAGGGCCAACGCGCACAGGTCTGGGGGCAGTCGCTCGGCCTGCCCACCACGATGACGGCCTTCGCGCTCCTCTCCGTGCTCGTCACCTCGGGCTCGCAGGCCGTCTACGGCGAACCCGTCTGGGAGCCGGTCGACTTGGCGGCGCGCGCGGACAACACCTTCGGCCTGCTCTTCGCGTTGATCACGGTTCTCGTCGCGACGATCTCGGCGAACCTCGCGGCGAACGTCGTCTCGCCCGCGTACGACCTCGCGAACCTCGCCCCGCGCTTCATCAGCTTCCGCACCGGGGCGCTCGTCACCGGGGTCGTGGGGGTGCTGATCATGCCGTGGAAGCTCATCGCGACGCCGGAGCTGTACATCTACACGTGGCTGGGTGTGGTCGGTGGGCTGCTCGGCACGGTCGCGGGCATCCTCATAGCCGACTACTGGCTCGTCCGGGGCACCTCGCTGCACCTCGCGGAGCTGTACCGCAGGGAGGGCCGTTACTGGTACCGGGGCGGCTGGCACCCGGCGGCGGTCCTCGCCTTCCTCGTCGGCGGGGTCCTGGCGGTCGGCGGCTCCCACTCGGCGCCCGGCAAGGGCCCCTTCCCGGAGGACGGCCTGATCCCCTTCCTCAAGCCGCTGGCCGATTACGGCTGGGCGATCGGCTTCGCCTCGTCGCTGCTCGTGTACGTGGTCCTCGCGGGGCGTTCGGGGAGGCGGGCGGAGCGGGGGTGA
- a CDS encoding TIGR03842 family LLM class F420-dependent oxidoreductase: MDFGLVLQTDPPASTVVDLMRRAEQQGFTHGWTFDSAVLWQEPFVIHSQILEHTERLVVGPMVTNPGTRTWEVTASTFATLNDMFGNRTVCGIGRGDSAMRVAGRPPNTLARLGDAIDTIRDLAEGRAAQLGDTEVRLPWVRDGRLPVWAAAYGPKALALAGARADGFILQLADPYLTAAMVEQVRTAASDAGRDPASVTICVAAPAYVSEDLARAREQCRWFGGMVGNHVADLVARYGRQSASVPAELTAYIAGRDGYDYSHHGRVGNSSTGFVPDEIVDRFCVLGPVEAHIEKLRELRAIGVDQFAVYAMHDAREQLIDVYGKEVIPVLNA, translated from the coding sequence ATGGACTTCGGACTCGTTCTCCAGACCGACCCGCCGGCCTCCACCGTCGTCGACCTCATGCGCCGCGCCGAGCAGCAGGGCTTCACGCACGGCTGGACCTTCGACTCCGCCGTCCTGTGGCAGGAGCCCTTCGTCATCCACAGCCAGATCCTGGAGCACACCGAACGGCTCGTCGTCGGCCCGATGGTGACCAACCCGGGAACCCGTACGTGGGAGGTCACCGCGTCGACCTTCGCGACGCTCAACGACATGTTCGGCAACCGCACCGTGTGCGGCATCGGGCGCGGCGACTCCGCGATGCGCGTCGCCGGCCGCCCCCCGAACACCCTCGCGCGCCTCGGCGACGCCATCGACACCATCCGCGACCTCGCCGAGGGCCGCGCAGCCCAGCTCGGTGACACCGAGGTGCGGTTGCCCTGGGTACGGGACGGGCGGCTGCCGGTGTGGGCCGCCGCGTACGGGCCGAAGGCGCTCGCCCTCGCCGGGGCCCGCGCCGACGGTTTCATCCTCCAGCTCGCCGACCCCTACCTCACCGCCGCGATGGTCGAGCAGGTCCGTACCGCCGCCTCCGACGCGGGCCGCGACCCCGCCTCCGTCACGATCTGCGTCGCCGCCCCCGCCTACGTGAGCGAGGACCTCGCCCGCGCGCGCGAGCAGTGCCGCTGGTTCGGCGGCATGGTCGGCAACCACGTCGCCGATCTCGTCGCCCGCTACGGCAGGCAATCCGCTTCCGTACCAGCCGAGTTGACCGCGTACATCGCCGGCCGCGACGGTTACGACTACAGCCACCACGGCCGGGTCGGGAACAGCTCGACCGGCTTCGTGCCCGACGAGATCGTGGACCGCTTCTGCGTCCTCGGCCCCGTCGAGGCGCACATCGAGAAACTGCGCGAACTGCGCGCCATCGGCGTCGACCAGTTCGCCGTCTACGCGATGCACGACGCGCGCGAACAACTCATCGACGTGTACGGGAAGGAGGTCATCCCGGTCCTCAACGCCTAG
- the hydA gene encoding dihydropyrimidinase, whose product MSNRTLIRGGLVVTAAEETHADVLVEDGRVAALATSGSAAAEAWTAERVIDASGMYVIPGGVDGHTHMEMPFGGTYASDTFETGTRAAAWGGTTTIVDFVVQSVGHGLREGLDAWHAKAEGNCAIDYGFHMILADVTEDTLKEMDLLVGEGVTSFKLFMAYPGVFYSDDGRILRAMQRAGENGGLTMVHAENGIAIDVLVAQALAAGRTDPRHHGEVRKALLEAEATHRAIQLARVAGDVPLYIVHVSAQEALAEIAAARDLGLPVHGETCPQYLFLSTDNLAEPDFEGAKYVCSTPLRPQEHQAALWRGLRTDDLQVVSTDHCPFCFSGQKELGRGDFSKIPNGMPGVEHRMDLLHQAVVDGHISRRRWIDLACAAPARMFGLYPRKGTIAPGADADLVIYDPHAEQVLSAATHHMNVDYSAYEGKRVTGRVRTVLSRGVPVLEDREYVGRAGHGVYVPRGLSTYGS is encoded by the coding sequence ATGAGCAACCGCACCCTGATCCGCGGCGGACTCGTCGTCACCGCCGCCGAGGAGACCCACGCCGACGTGCTCGTCGAGGACGGGCGGGTCGCCGCGCTCGCCACGAGCGGTTCGGCCGCCGCCGAGGCGTGGACGGCGGAACGGGTCATCGACGCGAGCGGCATGTACGTGATCCCCGGCGGCGTCGACGGGCACACGCACATGGAGATGCCCTTCGGCGGCACGTACGCGTCCGACACCTTCGAGACCGGCACCCGCGCCGCCGCCTGGGGCGGCACCACGACGATCGTCGACTTCGTCGTGCAGAGCGTCGGCCACGGCCTGCGCGAGGGGCTCGACGCCTGGCACGCGAAGGCCGAGGGCAACTGCGCGATCGACTACGGCTTCCACATGATCCTCGCCGACGTCACCGAGGACACCCTCAAGGAGATGGACCTCCTCGTCGGTGAGGGCGTCACGAGCTTCAAGCTCTTCATGGCTTACCCGGGGGTCTTCTACTCCGACGACGGCCGCATCCTGCGCGCGATGCAGCGCGCGGGCGAGAACGGCGGCCTCACGATGGTGCACGCCGAGAACGGCATCGCGATCGACGTCCTCGTCGCACAGGCGCTCGCCGCCGGCCGCACCGACCCGCGCCACCACGGCGAGGTCCGCAAGGCCCTGCTGGAGGCGGAGGCCACGCACCGCGCGATCCAGCTCGCGCGCGTCGCGGGCGACGTACCGCTCTACATCGTGCACGTCTCGGCGCAGGAAGCGCTCGCGGAGATCGCCGCCGCGCGGGACCTGGGCCTCCCGGTCCACGGCGAGACGTGTCCGCAGTACCTCTTCCTGTCCACCGACAACCTCGCCGAACCGGATTTCGAAGGCGCCAAGTACGTGTGCTCGACGCCGCTGCGTCCCCAGGAGCACCAGGCGGCGCTGTGGCGCGGGCTGCGCACGGACGACCTCCAGGTCGTCTCGACCGACCACTGCCCCTTCTGCTTCAGCGGCCAGAAGGAGCTGGGCCGGGGCGACTTCTCGAAGATCCCCAACGGGATGCCCGGCGTCGAGCACCGCATGGACCTCCTCCACCAGGCCGTCGTGGACGGACACATCTCCCGCCGCCGCTGGATCGACCTCGCCTGCGCGGCGCCCGCCCGCATGTTCGGCCTCTACCCGAGGAAGGGCACGATCGCCCCCGGCGCGGACGCGGACCTCGTGATCTACGACCCGCACGCGGAACAGGTCCTCTCGGCCGCCACCCACCACATGAACGTCGACTACTCGGCCTACGAGGGCAAGCGCGTCACGGGCCGCGTCCGCACGGTCCTCTCGCGCGGCGTCCCCGTCCTGGAGGACAGGGAGTACGTGGGCCGCGCGGGGCACGGGGTGTACGTGCCGAGGGGACTGAGCACCTACGGGAGCTGA
- a CDS encoding aspartate aminotransferase family protein: protein MSELLARHRAVLPDWLALYYEDPLELTHGEGRHVWDAGGRRYLDFFGGILTTMTAHALPEVTKAVSEQAARLVHSSTLYLNRPMIDLAERIAALSGIPDARVFFTTSGTEANDTALLLATAYRRSNQIIAMRNSYHGRSFSAVGITGNSGWSPTSYSPLQTLWAHGAVRGRGPFAHLDDREFTEAAVADLRDLLGQARGQVAALIAEPVQGVGGFTSPPDGLYAAFRDVLAERGILWIADEVQTGWGRTGDHFWGWQAHDQAGPPDLLTFAKGIGNGMSIGGVVARADIMNVIDTNSLSTFGGSPVTMAAGLANLTYLLDHDLQGNARRVGGLLRERLRAGTAGMAHVREVRGRGLMLGVELVEPGTDRADPARASAALEAARAAGLLLGKGGGHDTSVLRVAPPLSLTVAEAEEGGDLLLSALRATA, encoded by the coding sequence GTGAGCGAACTCCTCGCGCGGCACCGCGCCGTACTCCCCGACTGGCTCGCCCTCTACTACGAGGACCCCCTCGAACTCACCCACGGCGAGGGCCGCCACGTGTGGGACGCCGGGGGCCGCCGCTACCTCGACTTCTTCGGCGGCATCCTCACCACGATGACCGCGCACGCCCTCCCCGAGGTGACCAAGGCCGTCAGCGAGCAGGCCGCACGGCTCGTCCACTCCTCCACGCTCTACCTCAACCGCCCGATGATCGACCTCGCCGAGCGGATCGCGGCCCTCTCCGGCATCCCCGACGCACGCGTCTTCTTCACCACCTCGGGCACCGAGGCCAATGACACCGCGCTGCTCCTCGCGACCGCGTACCGCCGCTCCAACCAGATCATCGCGATGCGCAACAGCTACCACGGTCGCTCCTTCTCCGCCGTCGGCATCACGGGCAACAGCGGTTGGTCCCCGACAAGTTACTCCCCCCTCCAGACCCTGTGGGCGCACGGCGCCGTTCGCGGTCGCGGCCCCTTCGCGCACCTGGACGACCGGGAGTTCACCGAGGCCGCCGTCGCCGACCTGCGCGACCTGCTCGGCCAGGCACGCGGACAGGTCGCCGCGCTCATCGCCGAACCGGTGCAGGGCGTCGGCGGGTTCACCTCGCCGCCGGACGGGCTGTACGCCGCGTTCCGCGACGTCCTCGCCGAGCGCGGCATCCTGTGGATCGCCGACGAGGTGCAGACCGGGTGGGGCCGCACGGGCGACCACTTCTGGGGCTGGCAGGCCCACGACCAAGCGGGGCCACCGGACTTGCTCACCTTCGCCAAGGGCATCGGCAACGGCATGTCCATCGGCGGTGTCGTCGCCCGCGCCGACATCATGAACGTCATCGACACCAACTCGCTCTCCACATTCGGCGGTTCACCCGTCACGATGGCCGCCGGGCTCGCCAACCTCACGTACCTCCTGGACCACGACCTCCAGGGCAACGCCCGCCGCGTGGGCGGCCTGCTCCGCGAGCGGCTGCGAGCGGGGACGGCCGGCATGGCGCACGTACGGGAGGTGCGCGGGCGCGGGCTCATGCTCGGCGTCGAACTCGTCGAGCCCGGCACGGACCGCGCCGACCCCGCGCGCGCGAGCGCCGCCCTGGAGGCCGCCCGCGCCGCCGGACTCCTCCTCGGCAAGGGCGGAGGCCACGACACGAGCGTCCTGCGCGTCGCGCCACCGCTGAGCCTGACCGTCGCGGAGGCCGAGGAGGGCGGCGACCTCCTCCTGTCTGCACTGCGCGCGACGGCCTGA
- a CDS encoding nitrilase-related carbon-nitrogen hydrolase, with translation MAASVVRAALVQATWTGDTESMIAKHEEHAREAARQGARIIGFQEVFNAPYFCQVQEEEHYRWAEPVPDGPTVSRMRDLARETGMVIVVPVFEREAEGFYYNTAAVIDADGSYLGKYRKHHIPQLKGFWEKFYFRPGNAGWPVFDTAVGRVGVYICYDRHFPEGWRQLGLNGAQIVYNPSATSRGLSSYLWQLEQPAAAVANEYFVAAINRVGQEEYGDNDFYGTSYFVDPRGQFVGEPASDKEEELLVRDLDLALLDEVRHQWAFYRDRRPDAYEGLTRP, from the coding sequence ATGGCTGCCTCCGTCGTCCGCGCCGCACTCGTCCAGGCCACCTGGACCGGCGACACCGAATCCATGATCGCCAAGCACGAGGAACACGCCCGCGAGGCCGCCCGGCAGGGCGCCAGGATCATCGGCTTCCAGGAAGTCTTCAACGCCCCGTACTTCTGCCAGGTGCAGGAGGAGGAGCACTACCGCTGGGCCGAGCCCGTCCCCGACGGGCCGACCGTGAGCCGGATGCGGGACCTCGCCCGCGAGACCGGCATGGTGATCGTGGTGCCGGTCTTCGAGCGCGAGGCGGAGGGCTTCTACTACAACACCGCCGCCGTCATCGACGCCGACGGCAGCTACCTCGGCAAGTACCGCAAGCACCACATCCCGCAGCTCAAGGGCTTCTGGGAGAAGTTCTACTTCCGTCCCGGCAACGCGGGCTGGCCGGTCTTCGACACGGCGGTGGGCCGCGTCGGCGTCTACATCTGCTACGACCGCCACTTCCCCGAGGGCTGGCGCCAACTCGGCCTGAACGGCGCCCAGATCGTCTACAACCCCTCCGCCACCTCGCGCGGCCTCTCCAGCTACCTGTGGCAGCTCGAACAGCCCGCGGCGGCCGTCGCGAACGAGTACTTCGTCGCCGCGATCAACCGCGTCGGCCAGGAGGAGTACGGCGACAACGACTTCTACGGCACGAGCTACTTCGTCGACCCGCGCGGGCAGTTCGTCGGCGAGCCCGCGAGCGACAAGGAGGAGGAACTGCTCGTCCGCGACCTCGACCTCGCCCTCCTCGACGAGGTGCGCCACCAGTGGGCCTTCTACCGCGACCGCCGCCCCGACGCCTACGAGGGGCTGACCCGCCCGTGA
- a CDS encoding helix-turn-helix domain-containing protein: MVRTPLTPEERARGERLGALLRDARGGRSMAEVAIEAGISAETLRKIETGRAPTPAFFTVAALARALELSLDAIEEACGAAPLSAAS, from the coding sequence ATGGTCCGTACTCCGCTCACCCCCGAGGAACGCGCCCGCGGCGAACGGCTCGGGGCGCTCCTCCGGGACGCGCGCGGCGGACGCAGCATGGCCGAGGTCGCCATCGAGGCGGGTATCTCCGCCGAGACCCTGCGCAAGATCGAGACCGGGCGGGCTCCCACCCCGGCGTTCTTCACGGTCGCGGCGCTCGCCCGCGCGTTGGAGCTGTCGCTCGACGCCATCGAAGAGGCGTGCGGCGCGGCCCCCCTCAGCGCGGCGAGCTGA